CGAAACCCCGCAGCCAACCCAAGAAACGACTTCTGCCCAAACGCATCCCAAGAAGCGTCGCTGGCATCCGGTAATTCCTGTCGTTGAGAAGCCTAAGCCAGCTCCGTCACTCGTCGAGACCGAATCGACCGAGGACCAGCCGCTGGTCGAGAAGATACGCGGGCTCGCCATTCACGAGACCCCAGCCTGGGCGGTCAGTCTCGTCATCCACTTCGCCATCGTCATTTTGCTGGCTCTCTTCACCGTGGCCACCTATCACCAGGATGTACACACGGTCGAGGCCACCTATTCCGAACAACTCGGCGAACAACTCGAACACGAGATCCTCGTCCTTGATACCGAAGAGTTTGAAGTCGATGCCAATTCAGGGGCGCTTGAAACGTTGATCGATTCCAACGAGATGCCCATGCCCAAGTCGCTGATGAATGTCGACCTGATCGGCACCGAGGCGGCCAAGTTGGACAACCAAGATACACCTGGCGTCGACTTGAAAGCGCGCGGCGATGGAGCCACGCGGCGGGTGCTGCTCAAGGCCTACGGCGGTAACGCCACCACCGAACAGGCCGTTGCCGACGCACTCGATTGGCTCAAACGCAACCAGATGAAAGACGGTTCGTGGAGCTTGAAAGGCAACTACGCCGACGGATCGAGCATCGAGAACAAAGTCTCCGCTACCGCCATGGCCCTGCTCGCTTTCCAAGGTGCCGGGCACACCGATCGAGCCGGCACCCATGCCGCCACCGTGGAAAAAGGTTGGAAGTACCTGCTCCGGCAGCTTGATGCTGACGGAAACTTTGTCCATTCAGGCGGAATCATCAATCAGCATCGCCCTTACACGCAAGCCCAGGCCACGATTGCTCTGTGCGAACTGTACGCGATGACCGGCGATCCCGAACTGAAGGCCAAGGCCCAATCCGCGATCAACTACTGTCTCGAGTGGCAAGCACCCGAAGGGGGCTGGCGGTACACAGAGAGGGTTGAGTCCGATCTATCGGTCAGTGGTTGGTTTCTCATGGCGCTGCAAAGTGCCCGGATGGGGAAGCTGGACGTGCCGGAAGAGGCCCTGGTGAATGTGGATAGGTTCTTGGAAACGGTCGCGTCGGAACCGAAGGACGGGCAAAAGTTTGAATTGGGTAGCCGTTATCAGTACCGCGTTTCCCGGGCAGAAAAGCCAACGCCCACGATGACCGCCGAAGGTCTCCTTTGCCGACAGTACCGCGGCTGGAACCAGGAAGATCCACGGCTGGTCGAAGGAATGGACTATCTGCTGGACAACCCCATCCAGTGGGAAGAGCCAGATGTTTACTACTGGTACTACGCCACCCAGGTCGCCCATCACCTGGAAGGAGATGCCTGGCGAAACTGGAACAAGGACATGCGGCAGATCATACCTGAAAACCAGGAAAAACGTGGTCGCGAGAAAGGAAGCTGGGATCCGGCACGCGACGAGAACGGCGTGAAAGCTGGCCGGCTCTTCATGACCTGCTTGTGTACCTACATGCTGGAAGTCTACTACCGACACCTGCCGATCTACAGCAAGCATTACTTCACCGGCGGCTGATCTTACACCGCAAGAAATTAAGAACGCCCATGCTTTCACTCGGGCAGCTGCGCGAAAACATGGGCGTCCGGGGGCTCTTTCAGTGCGGTTACTTACGTAAGATCACCCAGACAGCGTGGATGATACCGGGGATATAACCAAACAGCGTCAGTAAAATGTTCAGCCAGAAGTGAAGCCCCAGCCCCACTTCAAAAAACACACCCACCGGTGGAAGAATGATGGCCAACAGAATGCGAATGACGTCAGCGGTTCCTTCGTTTCTAGCGATAGCAGTCATTAATCAGTTTCCTTGGGAAAGGTCAAATTCAAAGTAAGGATGCGAGGGGAGGATTGCCCCCGCGTGCTAGGTTGCCCGGCGGTGTGCGTCACGAATTGCTCGCACGCGTTCATGAGCCGCTCGGATCGTTCCGTATTGGCGATGAAGAATGTCGCTGACGGCCGAGCCAGGCTCGCGTTTGAGCAACTCTTCGTACTTCTGTTGAATCTTTTCTTCGGCCGTTTCCGCTTCATCGAGCATCGTGGCAGTACCAGCCCCTAGTGCACTGCGCAGTCCGATCACAATGCGGTGGTAAGTTGCCGCGACACTGGCCGATTCGTCTGCTTTCGCCCGATTAATACTCATCAGCGATTCAAGCTCGGCGACGTTCCGATTTCGCTCGCTGGCAAGCTCGCGAAACATAATCGCCACTGAAGCGTTGCCGGTCGCGTCAGCCAACTCCTGAAACGTATCGCGACTATCGACGTTAATCTTGATCAGCTCTTGCACGATCGAAAGGGTTTCAGGCGATAGTTTTGTTTTGGTTTCGAGTGTCATGTCTTTACTCCTCTGGCTCACCGATATTCCAGCTATTCGCCCATCGGCGATCCTTCTTGGACCATCCGAGAAGTACTTCCCTCATTTGCAATCAGCATGCCATTGGGCAAATACTTAGCCGTCCGCACGATTCACGGTGATCGATTGATCGTGCAGCGAACACTTTGGCCACCCGAAAGCAGCCAGGCCCAAAGAAAAGGGGCATCGACCATTGATCGATACCCCTTCTCCATGCTCATCCAACGGTCGGTAATCGCGACCCATTCAGCCTGACGTTGAAGCCTCGGTTAGGTTGCTTCCTTCTCAGGCTCAACCGGCTGCGGCTGTGTCTCTTCCGGAACTGGCGTTACGGTTTCCTGATCGGCGTCGGCTTTGATTTCTTCAGCCGCTTCTTCCGTGGCTTGTTCCACCGACTCGGCCGATTCCTTAATGAACTTCTCGGTGGCTTTCACCGCCTGGTCGGTATCTTCTTTCAACTCGACCTTGTTTAGTTCAATGGTGCTCTTGTCAGGCGAATCACTAAACGTGACCCAGCCAAACGTCAGCCCCAGACCTGCGAAGATCATCACCAGCACGGCGATGACCGCCAGAATTCCAACAAGTGCGTTACCTTTATGTCGATTCTTCATCGTTTGGGTTCCTTGAATCAGTGGTTGATCGATTGCCCCTGGCAGTTCAACGAACCATTCCGTCGAACCCGATTACGAGCGTGGCAACACCACCAGTCGCACGTAGCGTGCCAAGAAAAGCTGGCGACCCGAAAACCGTGCGATGTCCCACACTTTGAGACCGACAACTCCCTGCGAGCGATGTGTTTTGAATCAGTCTGATTTCGTGGCGATCAATCTCGCCTGTCTTGCCTGGCTTTCTGCATGCCAACGCCCGAATATCGCCGCGACACTAACCTTTGGTACGCGCTTTGCTAATCCATTCATTGACCTGTTCAAATCAACACCCCAGTCGCAGGAGATTCCCGATGGGTCTGCTAGAAATCGTCCTCTTGGTTGTTCTGATCATGATTCTGATGGGCGCGATTCCAGCCTGGCCTCATAGTCGCAGCTGGGGATATGCGCCCAGTGGCGGGATCGCCACCATCCTGATCATTGTGCTATTGCTTATCTTGCTGTTTTGATCAGTACCTTTTCGCCGCCCGACCTTTGCCGCGGCCATGGTCCTCGCGAGACATGGTTTCAAAATCGAGTGGAAATGGTAAGGTCATGCGACAAACAAATTGAATGAAAACTAGCCAGGCGTCAGTGCTTACACGACCCAAGAGGGTCTCGCTGGCTAGTGACGGACACTAAAAGAGTTAGGTCAGAATCCCCGATGTCGTTAAAACCGCCCACCGAGAAACTTTGGGACGAACGGCTACGGTCTATTCTTGACGCATCTCCTGATGCCATCATCGCAATCGACGACAACGGTGCCATCGTTGATTGGAACGCCCGGGCGAACAAGACATTCCAGTGGCCTAAAAAGCTGTCTCGACTCCGTCTGACCGACTTGTTCAAAGCCGAAGACCTACAAGAGATCATCTCGAGCATTCGGACGCTCACCGATACCGAGAACAGCGGTCAACGCCTGGAACTGGTTGCTCGCCGAGCGGATGGCAATCTGTTGCCGGTCGAACTTTCCATCAGTCGCGTATCGATCGGCGGAAAGACTTACTTCCACGCGTTCGTCCGAGACATTACCGAATGGCGCAAAGAGGAAGAACTGCACAGCCGGAAATTGCTCGAAGCCGAGCTACTTTCGCAAGCCACTTCCCACGCAGTCACCGCAGAAACATTCGCTGAATCGCTGCAGCGTCTACTAGACCTGATCTGTACGCAGATCGAATGGCCCTTTGGTCATGTCTGGATGCCGTACGATTCCGGACTGATGCTTTCTTCTTCCCACATCTGGCACGCCGAGCCTGGGTACGATATCTCCGACTTCGTCTCGAAGACCCAATCAACCCATTTTCGCTACGGCGAAGGGCTGCCTGGTACGATCTGGAAACGTCGTGAACCCGTTTGGATGGTGGAATCGGAAATTACGGAGATGATCCGTATGAAGTCGTACCACGGCATCCCTATCCGCAGTGCGTTCGGCTTTCCCGTTATCGCCGACGGCGATGTCGTCACCATTCTCGAATTCTTTCATACCGAAAAGGTCGAGCAAGACAGGGCCCTTCTCGATATCGTCCGGCGCGTGGGGGAAGAGATGGGCAAGATCGCCCAGTCGCGGCGGTTCGAACAACAGCGGGCCCGCCTGGCCGCGATCGTCAATTCCTCGTACGACGCGATCATCGGCAAATCGCTCGATGGCCGCATCACCAGCTGGAACTACGGGGCGGAACTCGTCTATGGTTACAGCGCGGAAGAAGCCGTTGGGCGAATGTCGGAGTTGATTCTTCCCGATGATCAAGAGATCGAAGAGCCGGAAATCCTGGAAGCCGTCTCGCTGGGACGGCGCTTGGAAGAATTCGAAACCACTCGCGTTCGCAAGGATGGCCGCAAAATCGCCGTCAGCGTGACCATGTCGCCGGTGATCGACTCGACCGGTCAGGTTGTCGGCTCGTCCACCATCGAGCGCGACATCACCGAGCGCCGCCGGGCCGAAGAAGAGCTCCAGCGTGCCCGCGACTCGGCCATTCGCGCTAGTCGCACGCGGGCCGAGTTCCTGGCAAATGTCAGCCACGAACTGCGCACCCCCATGAACGCGATCATCGGCATGACCTCAATGGCCTTGGATGAAGAGTTGACGCCGCAGCTACGCGATTATTTGACCACCGCCAACGACTCGGCCCACTCGCTGCTGACGCTATTGAACGACATTCTCGATTTCTCGAAACTCGAATCTGGCAAGTTCTCGATCATCAAAGAGAACTTCAACCTGGCCGATGTTGTCGAGGAATCGATCAAAACTCTTTCGAGCTCGGCATTTGCCAAGGGGCTGGAACTGGTCTGCCGCATTCCCCGCGACTTGCCGCGCGAGGTCATCGGCGACGGCATTCGCCTGCGTCAGATCCTGACCAACTTGATCAGCAACGCCATCAAGTTCACCGAACAAGGGGAAATTGTCGTGGCGGTGGAAGTGGTTCGTATCTGGCCCGATGAAGCCCGCTTCCGCTTCACCGTCCGCGATACGGGGATTGGCATTCCCGTCGAGGAACAGCAGCGGATCCTGGAACCATTCACCCAGGTCGATTCCTCGTCGACCCGCATTCACGGCGGTACTGGCCTGGGTCTGGCCATCAGTTCCGAGCTCCTGCGGATGATGGGAGGCCGCCTGTCGCTACAAAGTGAAGTCGGCCAAGGCAGCGATTTTTCGTTTCGTCTTTCGTTCGATCTGCCAGTCAGTCAGAACATGGATACGATCGATTCGCTACCGTTCGACAAGCTGCGCGAGTTGCCGGTATTGGTCGTCGACGACAACGCCACCAACCGCAAGATCATTGCCGAAACACTGACCACCTGGGGCATGAATCCGATCACCGCCAACGATGCCCAACAGGCCATCGGCATCTTGCGGCAAAACCTCGAAAACAACATGTCGTTTCCGCTGATCATTGTCGATGCCCTGATGCCGGGCATGGACGGCTACGAGCTTTCTCGGGAAGTCCGCAAGCTGCGTCCTGAATCGGAATCGCCGGTCATCTTGATGGTCTCTTCCGCCGATCGCAAAGAGTTCCGCGAAAATGAAGCCTCGACCCAGATTGCCGCGTTTGTTCAAAAGCCGGTCACGCAAACAGACCTGATTCGCTCGATCCTGCGAGCGATGCGACTCACAGCACCGCAGTCTCCCCCACCGCCATCGGCAGTAGGAAGCGCACAACCACTGGCCTCCTTGTCGGTGCTTTTGGCCGAAGATACTCCGGCCAATCAAAAGGTGGTCACTACGATGCTCAAAAAGCGAGGGCACAGCGTGACCGTCGCCCAGAACGGACGTGAAGCGGTCGAACTGTTCAAGCAGCAGTCCTTCGACGTGGTCCTGATGGACGTCCAGATGCCGATTCTCGATGGGTTTCAAGCCACCAGCGTGATCCGCGCCCTGGAACGTGGCACTGACAGCATCACGCCGATCATCGCCATGACCGCCCATGCCATGCGGGGCGATCGCGAAAAGTGCCTAGAAGCCGGCATGGATGCCTACGTCTCGAAACCACTCGACGTGAAGCAGTTGCTAGGTCTGATTGAAAGCGTAGCCGAAGACCGCTCTACCGCTTCCAGCAACGGACACGAATACGAGCAGGAACCGGACGAACACTTCGGCTCGAACTCGACCCCGATCATCGATTACGCCGGTGCCATGAAGCGCCTGGGGAACGATGCGGAACTATTCCAGGATTTCATCGTCTATTACGACGAAGATGCCAAACAGCTTGTCCGAGAGATCGAGCAGGCGATTCAATCGAAAGTGTCCGGTGATCTGCATCGGGCAGCCCATAATTTGAAAGGGCTCGCTTCAAATCTCGGTGCCCAGCGCGTCGTCAACGCCGCGTACAGCCTGGAACGCATCGGCAAGCATGACGAACTGGACAAGGCTACCGACGCCTTGCAGCTGCTCAAGAGCGAGATGGAACGCCTCGACAAGGCGCTGCAAAACTATCGTCCTTAAACGGGCCTCTTCTCTTTTGGTTCGTCCCAGACCAATGCCAGCTTCTTCTGGAGCGATCTTGACCAGGTGTTGGCATAAGGGCCCTTCAAGAGGGCCAAAATCGTGCTTTGAAGCCTGTTTTCGGCATCTGACTGCCGTAAAAAACGGAATTGGCACGCTATCTGCAATTAGTGTTTGGCAGAACGAAGTCGACATGAGATTCACAACTTTGTCGACTTTCCAAAAATCAATCACTTCCTCCAGATAAGGAATCGAGCCATGTTAAGTTGGGCCATTATGTTTCTCGTGATCGCACTGATTGCCGCTGCTCTTGGTTTTGGCGGTGTTGCTGGTGCGGCCACTGGTATCGCGAAGATTCTGTTTTTCGTGTTCCTCGTTTTGTTCCTGATCAGCCTGGTATCAGGTGCCGTACGTCGCCCTGTTGCCTAGAATGTAAATGAATCGGGAGGGTTGATGTGCCAGCCCTCCCGAGCCACCCGGCGTTACTTTCACACGGGGCAATCTTTCCTAGGAGCCAACAACCCGCACCGCAAAACGAGGCGGACTCGGTTTGTCGCGGACAAAACTATTTGCACTCATAGAGCGAGATCATCATGGAAATGTACGCGAACAACAGCAATGACATTCCGCCGATTGTCGCGGAGGTTATTCAAGGTCTGCACGAGTTTCAGATGGTGCTCGTCGATTCGGCCGGCAAGGTCAGCGATACCAATGTCGCCAGGCAACTATACTCGCTGGCCCAAGAACACAGCGAAGTCGAACGGCAACTACGTCAGATGGCTGGCACCCCCAGGCCGGAAGCTTCCCGCGAGCCTTCCCCGTTTTTGAATCAAATCTATACCCTGGGAGCACGCCTGCGTTCGCTGGGCGATTTCTCGAAGTCCCAGTTCCTACTGTGCGAGATCATTCAGACCGAAGATCGCATGATCCGTCGTTTTCATGTTCTGATCGAACAAATCACCGACATCAAATGGCGTCGCCGCCTGGCACGCCAGCTCGATCACCTGCTGGACGTGCGCGAGAACTTAAGCCGTTTCGGCAAATGCACCACACCACACGAGAACGGTCGCCGGTCGACGATGCCTTCCAACTAGTCGTCGGAATTGATCACGTGGTCGATCGAAATATTGAGCGATCGAATCTTGTTCCGCAGGCTACCTCGGGTAATCCCCAGGCGTTCAGCCGCTTTCGACTGATTCCCTTCGGTGACGGTCAGCACCCGCGTCAGTAGCTGACGTTCCATCCACTCGAGCGCTTCGGCATACATCTCGGTCGAATCCGAAGACTCGAGCGTCCGCAGAAACTTGTTGAAATCCGCGCCGGCTTCGGTCGCGTTATCTTCGGCAGGAATTGGTGTTTGCGCTGAACCGTTCTCGTGCAGCTCCGACGGAAAGAACTCTGGCACCAGCACCGGCCCCATCGCCATCAGCATCGCTTTCCGCAGCACGGCCTGCAGTTCGCGGATGTTGCCCGGCCACGAGTACTCTAGCAGCAAATCAACCGCATCGTCCGAGATGCCAGAGACCTGCTTGTTGAGCGACTTATTGAAACGCGACAGGAAGTGTTCCAGCAGCAGCCGAACGTCGTCTCCCCGCTCGCGCAGCGGTGGCAGGTTGATCTGAAACGTATTGAGCCGGTGATAAAGATCGAGCCGGAACTCGCCATCTTCGATCATCTGTTCCAGGTCGCGATTGGTCGCCGAGATAATACGAACGTCGGTTTCGATCGTCTCGGTACCACCCACGCGTTCAAACTTCTGTTCCTGCAGCAGCCGCAAGACCTTGCTTTGGGTGGAAGGAGACATGTCCCCGATTTCATCGAGGAAGATCGTCCCGCCGTTGCACTGCTCGAACTTACCGATATGTCGCCGGTCGGCCCCGGTGAACGCACCCTTTTCGTGACCGAACAGTTCGCTTTCCAGCAAGGTATCCGATAGCGCCGCGCAGTTGATTGCCATAAAGCATTCGCTCTGGCGGGAACTGTGATGATAAATGGCCCGGGCAATAAGCTCTTTACCCGTGCCACTTTCACCCAAGATCAGCACGGCGACATCCTGGGGTGCCACGCGGCCGATCTTCTTGTACACGTCCAGCATCCCCTGGCTGCGACCAACCAGCAGGTCTCCCTTTTCCGGAGTCGAGGCCGCTTCCTGCATATGGACGGGCGACTGCATCAGCCGCCGCGTTTCGAAGGCCCGCTCGACCAGGTCTTGAATGTCTTGTTTGTTGAGCGGCTTGAGGAGGTAATCGTACGCCCCCCGCGACATGGCCTGAATGGCCGTATCGCTGTCGTTCATGGCGGTAATAAAGATGATCGGCAGCTTCGGATCGAGGTGGCGAATCTGGGTGGCGATTTCCAGCCCGTTGGCCTCGTGCAGCATGATATCCAACAGCAACGCGTCGGGACTTTCATTGCGAATTATCCCGAGACCGTCATCCGCGGTACTGCAAGAGAGTACCGAAACGTCCATTCCTTCGAACGTCTTCTCGACCAACCGATGGACCGATCGGTCATCATCGATCACAAGCAATTTTGGCATTAAGGGGCTCCTGGCCTTGGCTTTGCCTAACCGGTGATGAAAGGTCTGAAATCCGGTAAAAATCGCACTATTATTAGAGCGATCAAACCGTGAACCTTCAAGCACTTAGGCGTTACTAAGATGCTCATCATGTCCGAGGGGAAGGGTTGCCAATCGCCCATGGCGATCGATCAGCGGCCAGCCCATCCCCGATTTGGGCCACGTCCCCGAAAACATCACGTACTGAGACTTGATAAACGAATCACGTTAAAAGCTGTTCGTTTCAAGTTATATCGAATCTTTCTATAGCAAGATCATATCGCAGGAATCCGCGAATAGCCAAGTCCCCCACTCATTTCCGTGCCGCTTGGCATGAAATTTTCATTCCCTGGTAGTTGTTCCCGCTAGACGATCGGGATGGGTCCGCCCTTCCCCCAACAACCAGGAGAATAACCCCCATGGAATTCAAACGACACGTACTCGCGGAAGAGAAAGCCAAGCCTACCGCGAAAGAGCTCCAGAAGAACCTGATTGCCTTGATCGATCTTTCTTTGCTCCTCAAGCAAGCCCACTGGAACGTCGTTGGGAAAAACTTCCGCGCCGTGCACCTGCAGCTCGACGAGATCTTGCTGACAACCCGCGAGGGGACCGACGAGGTGGCCGAGCGAATGGTCATGATCGGCTTTTCCCCCGATGGCCGCAGCGCAACGGTCGCGCAGGAAACGCCCCTGGCCGCGTATGCCAACGGCTTTGTCGGCATCGACGCCACCGTCAAGGCCGTCGCCGATGCCTTGGCCACCACCATCGGCGAACTTCGCAGCTCGATCGAAACACTCGACGACCTCGACCTGGTCAGCCAGGACCTGTTGATCGCCATCTCCAGCCAGTTGGAAAAACACCTGTGGATGGTTCAGGCGCAGGAAGAATAAACCTGTCCTCAACAATCCCAAGCCTCGAGCACGCCGATGCCGGTCATCTCCCTCCCGGCGTCGGCGTGCTTTTGTATCGAAATCGCTTCGAGAAAACGAATCGCTCCACGCCCGGCATCCGCGCGATCTCCCAGCCCCTACAATCGCTCCCAATCGTCGAAATCTTCAGAATTGGACTTGCCTCTTCTGGTGGGGTGGGTCCAAACTTCAACCTATGCTAGAACTCACGCAGTTCCCCTCTTCGTCTCTGCTACCAGGAATCTGGCGATGTTTAACAAGGGAGATAAGCCAATCCCCGGTTATCGGCTCGAACGCTTTCTGGGCCGCGGACAATTCGGCGAGGTCTGGGCTGCCGATGGCCCAGGCGGAACGCTGGTCGCCCTCAAATTCATCGCGCTGCAGCAAAAGACCGGCATTCGCGAACTCAAGTCGATCCAGGCCGTCAAACGCATCAAGCACGCTAATCTGTGCAGCGTGAATGCCATGTGGTTGTTGGGCTACGATGGCGAAGTCCTCGACGACCACGAGATCGATCTGCTGATCCGCAACCAGGCCAAAGAACAAAAGAACGCCGCCCAAACGCTGGCCATCGAGCAAACACAAACGCTCCACAATCCTCAGTACCTGGTCGTCAGCATGACGCTGGCCGAAGGAAGCCTCGACGAGCGCCTGAAGAGCTTTACCGAAGGGGGGATCCCCCGCGATCAGCTGATGGACTACATGGTTCAGGCCGCTCGTGGAATCGACTTCCTCAACTCTCCAGTCCACGATGTCGGCGGCACCAAGGTCGGCATCCAACATCGCGATATCAAACCTGCCAACCTGCTGTTTGCCGGCGACTCGGTCCTGGTCGGCGACTTTGGCGTCGCTGGGGCGTTTGGCGAGTAC
The Blastopirellula marina genome window above contains:
- a CDS encoding prenyltransferase/squalene oxidase repeat-containing protein, yielding MSGDDNTSPKNSPDTGNPGEEKSSGGQGPKKAPISFGAAPASADAWNVVPTSPAPLSNPTAQPLKTPAAKKTNKAPLSPEAPSPQTPSPQAPPSPAPKPEAKPKPVAPSAEAPPAAKAKPADSKPAASQAKKPIAKAEQQPAPKPAAKPKPKSPAVEKEAVAASATTQPVHDQAPAKPPEKPKPKRETPQPTQETTSAQTHPKKRRWHPVIPVVEKPKPAPSLVETESTEDQPLVEKIRGLAIHETPAWAVSLVIHFAIVILLALFTVATYHQDVHTVEATYSEQLGEQLEHEILVLDTEEFEVDANSGALETLIDSNEMPMPKSLMNVDLIGTEAAKLDNQDTPGVDLKARGDGATRRVLLKAYGGNATTEQAVADALDWLKRNQMKDGSWSLKGNYADGSSIENKVSATAMALLAFQGAGHTDRAGTHAATVEKGWKYLLRQLDADGNFVHSGGIINQHRPYTQAQATIALCELYAMTGDPELKAKAQSAINYCLEWQAPEGGWRYTERVESDLSVSGWFLMALQSARMGKLDVPEEALVNVDRFLETVASEPKDGQKFELGSRYQYRVSRAEKPTPTMTAEGLLCRQYRGWNQEDPRLVEGMDYLLDNPIQWEEPDVYYWYYATQVAHHLEGDAWRNWNKDMRQIIPENQEKRGREKGSWDPARDENGVKAGRLFMTCLCTYMLEVYYRHLPIYSKHYFTGG
- a CDS encoding YqaE/Pmp3 family membrane protein; translation: MTAIARNEGTADVIRILLAIILPPVGVFFEVGLGLHFWLNILLTLFGYIPGIIHAVWVILRK
- a CDS encoding PA2169 family four-helix-bundle protein; protein product: MTLETKTKLSPETLSIVQELIKINVDSRDTFQELADATGNASVAIMFRELASERNRNVAELESLMSINRAKADESASVAATYHRIVIGLRSALGAGTATMLDEAETAEEKIQQKYEELLKREPGSAVSDILHRQYGTIRAAHERVRAIRDAHRRAT
- a CDS encoding DUF3309 family protein; translation: MGLLEIVLLVVLIMILMGAIPAWPHSRSWGYAPSGGIATILIIVLLLILLF
- a CDS encoding response regulator, whose translation is MSLKPPTEKLWDERLRSILDASPDAIIAIDDNGAIVDWNARANKTFQWPKKLSRLRLTDLFKAEDLQEIISSIRTLTDTENSGQRLELVARRADGNLLPVELSISRVSIGGKTYFHAFVRDITEWRKEEELHSRKLLEAELLSQATSHAVTAETFAESLQRLLDLICTQIEWPFGHVWMPYDSGLMLSSSHIWHAEPGYDISDFVSKTQSTHFRYGEGLPGTIWKRREPVWMVESEITEMIRMKSYHGIPIRSAFGFPVIADGDVVTILEFFHTEKVEQDRALLDIVRRVGEEMGKIAQSRRFEQQRARLAAIVNSSYDAIIGKSLDGRITSWNYGAELVYGYSAEEAVGRMSELILPDDQEIEEPEILEAVSLGRRLEEFETTRVRKDGRKIAVSVTMSPVIDSTGQVVGSSTIERDITERRRAEEELQRARDSAIRASRTRAEFLANVSHELRTPMNAIIGMTSMALDEELTPQLRDYLTTANDSAHSLLTLLNDILDFSKLESGKFSIIKENFNLADVVEESIKTLSSSAFAKGLELVCRIPRDLPREVIGDGIRLRQILTNLISNAIKFTEQGEIVVAVEVVRIWPDEARFRFTVRDTGIGIPVEEQQRILEPFTQVDSSSTRIHGGTGLGLAISSELLRMMGGRLSLQSEVGQGSDFSFRLSFDLPVSQNMDTIDSLPFDKLRELPVLVVDDNATNRKIIAETLTTWGMNPITANDAQQAIGILRQNLENNMSFPLIIVDALMPGMDGYELSREVRKLRPESESPVILMVSSADRKEFRENEASTQIAAFVQKPVTQTDLIRSILRAMRLTAPQSPPPPSAVGSAQPLASLSVLLAEDTPANQKVVTTMLKKRGHSVTVAQNGREAVELFKQQSFDVVLMDVQMPILDGFQATSVIRALERGTDSITPIIAMTAHAMRGDREKCLEAGMDAYVSKPLDVKQLLGLIESVAEDRSTASSNGHEYEQEPDEHFGSNSTPIIDYAGAMKRLGNDAELFQDFIVYYDEDAKQLVREIEQAIQSKVSGDLHRAAHNLKGLASNLGAQRVVNAAYSLERIGKHDELDKATDALQLLKSEMERLDKALQNYRP
- a CDS encoding DUF1328 domain-containing protein translates to MLSWAIMFLVIALIAAALGFGGVAGAATGIAKILFFVFLVLFLISLVSGAVRRPVA
- a CDS encoding sigma-54-dependent transcriptional regulator, translating into MPKLLVIDDDRSVHRLVEKTFEGMDVSVLSCSTADDGLGIIRNESPDALLLDIMLHEANGLEIATQIRHLDPKLPIIFITAMNDSDTAIQAMSRGAYDYLLKPLNKQDIQDLVERAFETRRLMQSPVHMQEAASTPEKGDLLVGRSQGMLDVYKKIGRVAPQDVAVLILGESGTGKELIARAIYHHSSRQSECFMAINCAALSDTLLESELFGHEKGAFTGADRRHIGKFEQCNGGTIFLDEIGDMSPSTQSKVLRLLQEQKFERVGGTETIETDVRIISATNRDLEQMIEDGEFRLDLYHRLNTFQINLPPLRERGDDVRLLLEHFLSRFNKSLNKQVSGISDDAVDLLLEYSWPGNIRELQAVLRKAMLMAMGPVLVPEFFPSELHENGSAQTPIPAEDNATEAGADFNKFLRTLESSDSTEMYAEALEWMERQLLTRVLTVTEGNQSKAAERLGITRGSLRNKIRSLNISIDHVINSDD
- a CDS encoding Dps family protein; its protein translation is MEFKRHVLAEEKAKPTAKELQKNLIALIDLSLLLKQAHWNVVGKNFRAVHLQLDEILLTTREGTDEVAERMVMIGFSPDGRSATVAQETPLAAYANGFVGIDATVKAVADALATTIGELRSSIETLDDLDLVSQDLLIAISSQLEKHLWMVQAQEE